One genomic window of Evansella cellulosilytica DSM 2522 includes the following:
- the rfbD gene encoding dTDP-4-dehydrorhamnose reductase: MKILVTGFNGQLGFDVVRIGNENGMTMIGTGIEELDITDQTNVDTYVKKIKPDAIIHCAAYTAVDKAEDEKEQSWKVNVEGTKYLVDAAKKNEAKFIYISTDYVFNGEGENPYIETDQPDPVSYYGITKYEGEKVVRDSLEKWFIIRISWVFGINGNNFIKTMLRLSETNSQLNVVGDQYGSPTYTYDLAKLLIDMVKTEKYGIYHVTNEGFCSWYDFANEIFRQANKEVKVNSITTDKFPTKAKRPANSKMSKQKLVDNGFKSLPDWKNAVKHYLNELSNEVK, translated from the coding sequence ATGAAAATATTAGTAACAGGTTTTAATGGTCAATTAGGATTCGATGTTGTGCGTATTGGTAATGAAAACGGAATGACGATGATTGGAACTGGTATAGAGGAATTAGATATAACTGATCAAACTAACGTGGACACATATGTGAAAAAAATAAAACCAGATGCCATTATTCATTGTGCAGCCTATACTGCAGTTGATAAAGCAGAGGACGAAAAAGAACAATCTTGGAAAGTCAATGTTGAGGGCACGAAATATTTAGTGGATGCTGCAAAGAAAAATGAAGCTAAATTTATCTATATTAGTACGGATTACGTTTTTAATGGTGAGGGAGAGAACCCCTATATCGAGACTGATCAGCCGGATCCTGTGAGTTATTATGGTATAACGAAGTATGAAGGTGAAAAGGTGGTAAGAGATTCTCTTGAAAAATGGTTTATTATTAGAATTTCATGGGTTTTTGGAATTAATGGTAATAACTTTATAAAGACAATGCTTCGTTTGTCTGAAACGAATTCACAACTTAATGTAGTAGGGGATCAATATGGTTCACCAACATATACATATGATTTGGCTAAATTGTTAATTGATATGGTAAAAACGGAGAAATATGGTATATATCATGTTACTAATGAAGGATTCTGTTCTTGGTATGATTTTGCAAACGAAATATTTAGACAAGCAAACAAAGAAGTTAAGGTAAATTCTATTACAACGGATAAATTTCCAACAAAAGCAAAAAGACCTGCAAATTCAAAAATGTCAAAGCAAAAGTTGGTAGATAATGGTTTTAAATCTTTACCTGACTGGAAAAATGCAGTAAAACATTACTTAAACGAATTATCTAACGAGGTGAAATAG
- the rfbC gene encoding dTDP-4-dehydrorhamnose 3,5-epimerase, protein MEIINTKLEGVVIIEPKVFGDNRGFFMESYNQEKFQQVGLKYKLIQDNHSLSVEPGVLRGLHYQLNPKAQTKIVRVATGAIYDVVVDIRKESPTFGEWIGAILSEHNKRQIVVPKGFAHGFCTLVPNTNVLYKVDEYYSKEHDRGILWNDPDIGIEWPICNPILSEKDKVHPPLTGADINFQYGDKI, encoded by the coding sequence ATGGAAATAATTAATACTAAATTAGAGGGAGTAGTAATTATCGAACCCAAAGTATTTGGAGATAATCGAGGATTCTTTATGGAAAGTTATAATCAAGAGAAATTTCAGCAAGTAGGTTTAAAATATAAACTAATACAAGATAACCATTCATTATCTGTTGAACCTGGAGTGTTAAGAGGACTTCATTATCAATTAAATCCCAAAGCCCAAACAAAGATAGTTCGGGTTGCAACAGGTGCAATCTATGATGTAGTGGTAGATATTCGGAAAGAATCACCAACTTTTGGTGAATGGATTGGGGCAATTCTATCTGAACATAATAAGCGACAAATAGTGGTACCAAAAGGTTTTGCACATGGATTTTGTACATTAGTTCCTAACACAAATGTATTGTATAAAGTAGATGAGTACTATTCTAAGGAACATGACCGTGGAATTTTATGGAATGATCCGGATATTGGTATAGAATGGCCAATATGTAACCCAATACTTTCTGAAAAGGATAAAGTCCATCCGCCTTTAACTGGTGCTGATATAAATTTTCAGTATGGTGATAAAATATGA